From Aegilops tauschii subsp. strangulata cultivar AL8/78 chromosome 5, Aet v6.0, whole genome shotgun sequence:
TATAGAGTATGACACACAAGTTAGATAAGCATGCATTCTTGTGCAAAATATATGTTTAATTTTCCAAGGAATTTTCATGTTATTCTTAGTATACTGAAAAGATCTGTGACATTAGGGGTAGTTTGTAGATCATTAGGTAAGTTAAATGACAGATAGAATTAACAAATGCATACCCAATGTCGTAAGGTCAAAGGGACAACGATTCCATCAATTTCATACGAATATATTTTTGAAACTGACTTCAGAACTACAAACACTTTTGAAGGGTCTCAAACTCTATATTAGTTTGATTTTACTTTGTAGGTTGGGAGCTTAACAACCGTGCACCATAGGTATCTCGTTTTGCTCGTCGGCTACTGCACTGAGAAGGACCATCTATCTCTAATTTATGAGTACATGCCCAATGGAAGTCTTTATGATAACTTAAGAGGTTCGTAATTTGAAAACTCCAAAATTTATAATGCCGGACTTCCTTGTGAAATGCCTTTCCTGAAGAAAACACCATAATTAGTAGTATTATGTTTCGTTGTTCTTTAGAAATCATGCAATGTACAAAACTTTTTACATGATTTTAAGTCttcattaaatgcatcttgtatCACAATAATCATGTTTGTTGTGGAGATGATGATGCCAATCACTTTGTGGTTGCAACCTGACAAATTGTTAGCTTTTACAACTTCAATTGTGGTGCTTCAGGCAGAAAGGCAATTGTTCAGACACTGGGATGGCGTGATCGAGCACAGATTGCACTTGAAGCTGCCCAAGGTATACTTTGGGGAAAACACTAAATTTCTTGATTTTTGCTAGTTAAATGCACAAAGAAATATATGATAATGTGTGCTTTTTACATAGGTTTGGACTACTTGCACACGGGATGTGTGTTACCAATAATTCATAGAGACTTGAAGTCCCACAACATTCTTCTAGGACATGACATGGTTGCCAAGATCTCAGATTTTGGATTGTCCAAGTCATACATCAATCTGGCACAAAGTCACATATCTGTGACAGCTGCAGGAACTCTAGGCTACATCGATCCAGAGTTTGTTTTCTTACCTATTCTCTTATAATCATGTATAAAGTTATTAGGAAGTAAAAAAACACTTCACTGTCAGAAAAAATGTGTATTGAATGATGCTATATTAATTAAATAAAGGCCTCATGGTAGGCAATCAGACCTTTGTAATGAACTCATGCACATGCAAGCGTCTTTGATTTAGACACCAAATTAATATTGAAGTTCCCACCAGAAATTCTAGTTCCGCCTCACAATTTACTGTAGCTGTGTAAAAAAATTCTAGGTTCAAACTCATTGAATATTACGAGTAACAAAAATGTGGAAAATCCAACAAACAGTACATTAAATGGAAAAATAAACCATGCATGCTACATcgtaaaataaaaataaaacatcATGCAGATTTGGTGCCCAAAGCAGAACTAGATTGCACCTGCACAACAAAGGGTGGTGATATATGAATCCTGATAATCAGGCATTGTTGGCCCGTGTGTGCATTGCTTCATTTTGTACTTAATTGCATAAAATTCAAATAGCTTTGACGAAACCAActaaccaggtacttttgttcaACTGCTCTTATCTAGGTACTGTGTTAGCGGCAGGCTCACCACAAGTAGTGATGTCTTCAGCTTTGGAGTGGTTTTACTAGAGATTGTCACGGGTGAACCTCCAATCTTACCGACCCATGTGCATATCGTGCAGCGTGTAAAGGAGAAGGTTATCATGGGCAACATTGAGACAATAGTTGATCCACGACTACACCGTCAGTATGACTTCAGTTCCATTTGGAAGGTTGTGGACATGGCACTGCTTTGCACAAGAGAGTCATCTAGTGAGAGGCCAACAATGAGTATGGTGGTCTCTCATCTAAAGGACGCCCTAGAACTGGAAGAAGCACGTGCAAGTGCAAGCACCATTAGCCAAGTCGGTTCTAATGCCGACCTGTCAATCAGCTGGGTAGCATCTGGAAGATGAAGCCTAAGTCATCCATTCTGAAATTACTCTTTAAATATTAGTCTATCCATGGACCTGTACGCCTGTCTAATGGAGTCATTGATATGTATGCACAACTTAAGAGATGTATCTGTGACGTATAACATATCATGCATCCTGTATCCCATAGAACTATGCAATGTCTGAAACTTTAGCTTCGTAGGTGATGTCTTAAGAGTATTTCAAAGATCAATCAGAAAGACTGCCTGAAAAAGACTATAACAGGGTATCGGAATTGCCACTTCCAAATGTGGAAGTTCTTCTGCAAACCGGAGCAATATGTAAAGCTGAAAAAATTACCTGGATCTATATTTTCTGTCACTTCTCTGCAACAGAATATCCTGTTGCATACATACCAAAGTTCTGTTCAGGAGCATCTAAAAGCAAATGAAAGCTCGTCCAATGTTAAATGAAAAAAAAAAAACAAGACGAAACATGATGAATTCTCAGTTGCTAATACGAACAAGCACAAACGATTCGAACCTGCAATTCGCTATTTTACAGCTAAAAACGCCAGGAATTCGATTGAGCCCGAGTTAGACCATCTGGTGCGTAGCAATGCATAGCGAAACCATGCTGGAACATACAACTGCAACACATGGATATGGATCAAAATTTGAAGCATTCGATGAATCAGGTTGCGGTGTAACCTAGTTACCTCGACAAGGATACGCTACTGCAAACTGTGGCAGGAACTCGAAGCCTTGCCACAAGCACCAGATGGGAGAACATGGCCACCCGAGGCTGTGTAGGGCGTGGGCCGCGCCGCCGCGGGGCGCGCACCGCTCACGCTGGCGACTCGCAAGTCAACGCCCAAGGGGAGCGAGAGAAGCGTTTTTTTTTTCTGTTGCTGGCGCGGACTGCGCGTGAATGTTACGGAGAAAATGTCGGGTATATATCCGGTGTTTCCTCGGAAATGGCTCCATTtttaaaaaaatcagaatttaactctttaaatttcaaaaaattgaaaagaataCACATGTGCAAAGGGATGTATATTGAATGTTTGTAAAATTTAATGATGAAATATGTTTTGACATGAGCAGCGAAAAAAAATCATGTAAGGGCCCAGGATTTGAAGATTTAAGGAGTGTCTATTCAAAATTTCAAAGATTAAATTTTTTTGTTACAGTGATATATCAGAATTGATGGTAACATGAAATTGCTTCATATTTTAGAAAACAGACATAAGAAGCATTCGGCTTTAAATTAAAGTCAACACAGCATACTCATAAGGTAAGCAATGAAATTACAAATGAGCTACGGACTACTTATAGAGTACATCAAGATTCAAGAGGGTCATGAGTCCGTAAGCGCCGCAATTACGAATGAGCTTTTTCCTATGGTAAGCATGAAACTGCTTTCTTGAGCAAGACATTCTCGCCGCGTCATTGTCCTTCCTCTTCGTTAGAGGACACCGTTGCTGCAAAAAAAAAGGCACCATTCAAAAATGTAATTAGCTGGGCAAGAAGGGAACAATCCTTCGGTACAAATTTTGTTGCGAATAGTCCAGAGGGCCCGGGTCAAGGGCGAAGCCAGGAAAACAGGTCATCGGGGTCAACACGAACAAGTATAACTAATATATCCTCTCAAAATAAAGTAGCAATAATATATGGCTAGAATGTGTAATTTTTATTAACTAACATGTCTACAATATTTTTAGTAACCTCACATAAATAAGAAACCATAGTAGCCAATGTATCATAACAAAAAAAAACCTCTGATTACAAAAATAGGTACCTCTTTATTTTGCTAGCTTACTTGACGTTGTGATTGGGGTGTGACTTGAGGCACTAATCTAGATTGTGTAATCCATGTGATTATCCATCTAGACCTTCAAGTAATTTTAAGAAAAATCCACATGTCAAACAAACCCTAAAATAATAGGAGAATAGGAATTTTTAGAGAAAAAGGAGAATAGGAATTTAAGATGTCAAATCTCACTCCTTCAGATTAATAAGATGGATAAATTATTTTTTCTGTCACTTACAAATTGGATCTGCAGACCAGATGGAAAGGATTAGTAATCGGGGGCGGTCGGCGGCGGTTCAGGCTGGGGACGACAAGAGGCTAGCGAGAGGACATCATTGAGCAATCAGTTTTTTTTAATCACTAAAAAACTAGCGATCAATCTTTTTTTTTTAGAACTCACACCACTTTATTGATTCGTAACAATGTTCATAGGTACACGAGCTGGGTCATGGGGATTTCCCAACCAAACATGTCTACCAGGACCTAAGTTACAAGCATACTTGACAAGATTTCATCAAGCAGCGATCACTGGTCTCATTTCATCCTAAACTTCACCAGGGCTGCACAGGGACTGAAAATAGCCTTGCCTGCCCGCATATGCGATTGTGTGACAGATTAGGCAGTTTGTTTCATCCCTAGGTGCACAAAGCTAGAATGTAAACTGAAAGCCATGTGCTCTTGCATGCGAGACAAGGCAAGTGGAGGCCGTTTCAATCCTTCCTTGTTTGGTTTGGAAGGCTGTTCATCACGAATACTTGGTACAAAACAAAGCTCAATAATTCTTGTTTCGAGGCTGCATTTGCCTTCCACTAGCTAAGGTTTAGTCTGGAAGAAATCCACATCTAGGACCATCCAATAGCTGTAGCTGAGCCACCATGCATGCATGATGATATATTTAGGGTAGACATGGTAATGCAAGCTTCAAAATTAAGATAAAATTTGATGATGCAAATATTTTTCTCTTGGCGATGCATTTTCTTGCTGATCTGAACACGCGTGCATGCCTTGTCCGGTAGCGTCACGCTCGGCTGCTCAAGCTCTATAAAACCCAACAATGGCTTCCATGGTCTCCATCCTCTTGCGCTGCTCACTCCACACATAATCCAACAACAATGGCTTCCATGGTCTCCATCCTCTTGCGCTGCTCACTCCTAGTTCTCCTCCTTGTCCAGTCCACACACTCCTCCGTCACCCCGAAGGCCAAGAACGCCATTGCCGAGGAGCACAAGCCGGCTCTTCCTTCCAGCTCGAACACCTACATCGTCCTCACCAACCACCTCGCCAAGCCGTCCAAGTTCGACACCCTCGAGCACTGGTACGCGTCCATGGTGGGCAAGAACTCCAGCCGCATCCAGTACACCTACGGCACCGTCATGCACGGTTTTGCGGCTCGTCTCACCGACGGCGAGGCCCAGCGCATGGCGACCGTCCCCGGCGTGTCCCGCGTGTACAAGGACAGGCTGTACCACACCCAGACCACGAGGTCGCCGTGGTTCATGGGCCTCCACGACGACTTCGGCGCGTGGCCGGACGCCGAGTTCGGCGACGGCGTCATCATCGGCTTCGTAGACACTGGCATCTGGCCGGAGCGCGCCAGCTTCAGCGACACCGGGCTCGGCCCCGTCAGGTCCACCTGGAGGGGCAAGTGCGTGGACGCCCCGGGATTCAACGCCAGCTTGTGCAACAACAAGCTCGTCGGCGCCAAGTCCTTCACCGATTCGAGTCCGAGGGACATCGATGGGCACGGAACGCACGTGGCGTCAACGGCTGCAGGCTCCGAGGTTCCCTCGGCCGATCTCTTCAAGTTCGCGGGCGGTAGAGCGAGCGGCGTGGCGCGCATGGCGAGGATCGCCATGTACAAGGCGTGCATCCGGGGCGGATGCTCCTTGTCGGCCATTACCGCGGCGGTCGATGCCGCGGTGAGCGACGGCGTGGACCTCATCTCCATGTCCATCGGAGGGCCCGTGGAAGCCTTCTACGACGACCTCGTCACCGTCGCCACGTTCGGCGCTGAGCGCAGAGGCGTCTTCGTCGTCATGTCGGGCGGCAACTACGGCCCGAATGCGTCAAGCATAACCAACGTGGCCCCGTGGATGACGACCGTCGGCGCCGCCACCACGGACCGGGTGTTCCCGGCGACACTCAGGCTCGGGAACGGGGTGGTGCTCACCGGGCAGTCCCTCTACAACATCCCGTTCTCCCAGGGCGCGGGCACGATCCCGCTAGTGAGCAGCGACTGCGGCAAGTACGGCGACCTGACGCCCGACAAGTTCATGGGCAAGGTCGTGGTGTGCTCCAAGGGTGTAGGAGCTTGGGCCGGCTTTGACGTGGAGAGAGCCGGCGGTGccgggatgatttccgccgataGTAGGACACGGTTCGGGGACGCGGTGAAGGCCCAACCCTTCAACCTTCCCGGTCTCCAGCTCAGCTCCACCGgcgtcaagaagctggccgattACATGTCGTCCGTGGCGTACCCGGTGGCGtccttcaacttcacctgcaacacGGTCACCGGCGAGAACCGGGCGCCGATGGTGGCGGGCTTCTCCTCGCGGGGCCCCAACCCGATTGTCCCCGAGATCCTGAAGCCGGACGTCATCGCGCCGGGAGTGAACATCCTCGCCGCCTGGTCTGGTGCCGCCTCGCCATCTGGCTCCAACATGGACCCGCGGAGAGTGGAGTACAACATTCTCTCGGGGACGTCGATGGCGTGCCCGCACGTGGCCGGCGTGGCGGCCCTGATCAAGAAGCGGCACGGCGACTGGACGCCGGCCATGATCCGTTCGGCGCTGATGACGACCGCAGGCCCGCTCGACAAGAACGGCAGGGACATCGTGGACAGCGGCAGTGCCGTCGGCGCCGCCGTCATGGGTGCGACGCCGCTGGCGGCCGGGGCCGGGTTCGTGCTCCCGCGGCTCGCCATGGACCCGGGCCTGGTGTACGACGCCGGCACGCAGGACTACGTCGACTTCCTCTGCACCCTCAACTACACGGTGGAGCAGATGCGGATGTTCGTGCCGGAGCTGAGCAAGTGCGCGAGGACGATCCCCGGCGGCGTGGCCAACCTCAACTACCCGTCGTTCGTGGTGGTGTTCGACGGCCGCACCCGCGTCCGCACGCTGACGCGGACGGTGACCTTGGTGTCGACGCGCCCCGAGAGCTACAACGTGACGGTCGCCGCGCCCGACGGGGTGAAGGTGACCGTGACGCCGGCGACGCTGGAGTTCAGGTGGCCGAAGGAGAAGAGGAGCTACAGCGTGCAGTTCAGCAGCGAGGCGGGAGCGAAGGTGAGGCCGGCCGGCACGTGGGACTTCGGCCATATCGCCTGGGAGAACAGGAAGCACCGGGTCAGGAGCCCCGTCGCCTTCAAATGGGACAACTGATGCCATGCTTGtaggccgggactctgagagtgAGTCTGATTGCCTCAACTCTGAGAGTGTAATGTTTTGATACTTGAGAGTTGATCTgtaacgaagaagaagaagaatcaGCATTTCATTGTGGTGAACTTGTGATGAGGAGAAAGGAATAATCATCATGTTATTTTTCTCCTGTCCAATTGCATCTACAGTAACTTCGTATGGATCATCGTCCAACTTCATGGAATGGAATCATACATACTACATAGTTTTAATCCGTAGACCCGCATTTGCATTTTGCATGGCTCTCTCAGTGGCTGACCATGCGTATTTCCTTGGTGATGCATTCATGTTTAGCTAGGTTAGAATACTTGAGATGTACTTCTATCATGGATGGTACTGTACGTGTACGTCTTACGTCTAAGACTGGTGTTGCTTCCGCGCGCGCATCATCTGCCGTCGTATTGTGGCCCTGTTTGGTTCGGTTGTGGATTTCTAAAAGCAGCTGTAAAAAATTTGTTGTGGAAAATTTGATGTGAAAAAGATGTGAGTCATTTAGCAAACCAGCTGATACAGCTTTTTCAGATTTTGGCAGCGGAATCAGATTTTGGAAAGCCCGTCCTGGGCTGCTTCCGCTTTTGGTTCAGATTTTGGCAGCGGATTTCTGGAATCGGATTCTGTTGGGTTCGCCCTTTGGTTCAGATTCTGTTGCGCGACGGCGGAATCCGTCCATAAAAGCTGAACCAAACAGGGCCACAGGATATAAGAAATGTCTAACAAATATTCTATCGGGACAAATGCTACTTGGAAAGAAGCAGATTTGAAAATAGCTAACAGCATCATATTAGAAAGTATCAACACCTATAATGTCTAACAAATATAATATAAAAGtatatttaatgaatggtactgTATGTCGTATGTCTAAATAGAACATTCGGGTCGGTCGACTAATTGGGTTCATGAACATGATAACACGTTCTTCGGCCTTCTTCTCTCTCACAAGCCTTTCCTCCTTGAGTGCACGCCTCCGCTCCTCCGCCTTCAACTTCCTCTCTTCGGCCGCCAACTTAGGCCTGCATTTCTCGTCTTCTAAAGACTTGAGCTCATTCCACCTTTCCGCCTTCTCTTCTTTGCGTTCGATCACCAACGATTTCTTGGTCAGTCATAGACACAAGCTCTTCATTGTAGTTACCGCCGAAGGctcctctctttttcctctctCTTGCAATCTTGTTACCATCGGGCCTCTTATTTGGATTTTCATCCTCCTCATCATTTGCTTCAACGATATGCTAATCCTTGACCTCTGCGAAGTGGCCTTGAAGTTTCTCCTAATCCACTTCTCATTGTTGGCAAGTTCTTTGTAGCAATGGTGCAACATGAAGCCCTTGCCACCATTAATCTTGTTGTGTTGCTTGTATAGCTCTTGGACCAGAGGCACATAAAGATTTTCACCACACGCGGTGGCGAATGGTTGACTTGATCAATACAACCGAATCATTGGTTGCATTGCTTTTGGATGGTGCCCCGACAGTGCCCAAAAGAGCCTTGAGCGCGCCTTGATGGGACGTCCACGATGGTCCTATGGTACTCTTCCGTCCTACCCCAATACTTCTCTTTTGATTGATCTGAGTCAACCGATGCATCAAGCGTCACGTTCATCCAAGCTTGACACAAAGCAATCTTCTTCTTGGCAATAGTTGTGTTCTCGGTCTCTTCATGCTTGATTGTGTCTTCATGGGATTATCGAcctcctcggcctcctcctcct
This genomic window contains:
- the LOC109744815 gene encoding subtilisin-like protease SBT1.7: MASMVSILLRCSLLVLLLVQSTHSSVTPKAKNAIAEEHKPALPSSSNTYIVLTNHLAKPSKFDTLEHWYASMVGKNSSRIQYTYGTVMHGFAARLTDGEAQRMATVPGVSRVYKDRLYHTQTTRSPWFMGLHDDFGAWPDAEFGDGVIIGFVDTGIWPERASFSDTGLGPVRSTWRGKCVDAPGFNASLCNNKLVGAKSFTDSSPRDIDGHGTHVASTAAGSEVPSADLFKFAGGRASGVARMARIAMYKACIRGGCSLSAITAAVDAAVSDGVDLISMSIGGPVEAFYDDLVTVATFGAERRGVFVVMSGGNYGPNASSITNVAPWMTTVGAATTDRVFPATLRLGNGVVLTGQSLYNIPFSQGAGTIPLVSSDCGKYGDLTPDKFMGKVVVCSKGVGAWAGFDVERAGGAGMISADSRTRFGDAVKAQPFNLPGLQLSSTGVKKLADYMSSVAYPVASFNFTCNTVTGENRAPMVAGFSSRGPNPIVPEILKPDVIAPGVNILAAWSGAASPSGSNMDPRRVEYNILSGTSMACPHVAGVAALIKKRHGDWTPAMIRSALMTTAGPLDKNGRDIVDSGSAVGAAVMGATPLAAGAGFVLPRLAMDPGLVYDAGTQDYVDFLCTLNYTVEQMRMFVPELSKCARTIPGGVANLNYPSFVVVFDGRTRVRTLTRTVTLVSTRPESYNVTVAAPDGVKVTVTPATLEFRWPKEKRSYSVQFSSEAGAKVRPAGTWDFGHIAWENRKHRVRSPVAFKWDN